TTGTGATGTCTGATATTCGTAATGCATCTTGGGAATAAATTTACAAGGAATAAAGTTCTAtagattttttgaaaaatacttttggttcaaaattatttaggaAGTTAATCCAATCGCGCTCGAGGTTACTTTCAACATCACTGGGGGGACACAGGGATGGAGTTAATCCAAACACAGTTACTGGTTAATAATTTTCGACATCATCGGGAGATACTGATACTTGTATGGATGCAAGCCAAAACCATAACATGGACTCGTTGGATCGAGCTGACTTGGTTTGGATGgattttgaagtttatatggtgattggtttggtttctgaaatataaaactaaacaGTTTGTTTTTGGAATCTCGACGATTTTGGTTGTTTTGCTAGACTTGAACCAACTCACTTACACACCCTAGATACTAttgcttctttctctcttgGCTGACGAGTGTCACGTTTCGTTCTAGTTAATCTTGGGAGATATTTTTCAGTTGATAGATCATAATTATGTTATCTTTTACACGATCATCCACATGTACTACACGGTTCCTATCTGTAGTTCTATCTGGACTTGCACGATGAGAACAATTTACACGTTTTCTAAATAACATACCGTGATTAATTTCGTAGACAAGGAGCGGTAGGAAGCAAGGGACACCGACATGACCTGCAAAGGAAAGATAGAGAGTCTCGAGCTGTCCCTGCACCTGACGCCAATGCCGAGTTAGTCTCATCAATGCAGGTAACTTTCTGTTGAACATTAAACGCAACCATTTTGTAGAGGTGTTACAATTTAGCTGCGGAGTCCAACTGATTATCCGACGTCTGTTTAAGCACGCTATTTTATCTTGAAATATTTTGCTAATAAGATCGCTCATATGCAGAAAAGACAATCCAATTCAAAGAGCCGGAGTGAAAAGTTTAATCCACATCCAGAAGAAGCTTCTGGCTTTCCAATTGATCCACCTCGACCATCACAAGGAGCAGAACGAACGGATTCTCAGGTGCGTCATCCTAAGAAAGCCTCACATTCAGGACCACTTGCTCAGCGGGCCGCTTGGGTAAAGGCTAGTAAGAACCCAGATGACGCTCCGAAAATCTCAACCGGGGCCGATACGTTCACAACTTCAGGACTAGTAGCACCTAGAAGAAGTATGCTGGGGGAAAAGTCTGACGCTTCACAAGGAGAGGTTAAAAAACTAATTGGCAGGTTTCCTGGTTCCTTCAAGGAAACCTCGGAATCCTCGATGCTACCCGACCAGAAGTTCTCAAATCACAGTATTGTAGGCTCACACGACAAAGAGCGGTGCAGCACCAAAGACCCTATAGTTGTAAGTATGCGAACGACGTATTTTACCGTGCCTTCAAGTGCATTTTTCTTGTATTTACCATGATTTTTTCTCAACTTATCTGCTTTTACCACTGTTTTCTGAGTATCTGTTCATGTGTACGTACTACTAATACAACAGGTGGGTTATGGCTCAAAGGGTCATAAGATTCATTACTCTGGTCCATTACTGGTTCCTTCTGGCAACATGGACCAAATGTTGAAGGACCACGATCGCCATATCCAAGAAGCAGTAAGACGAGCTCGGCTCGACAAGGCCAAGGCACGAAAGGTTCAAGTTGACGGGAAACAGATGTCGACAAATTCATTATTCGTCTCCGGTCGTTAACCTGGAAGATGGGTAGATATCAAAAAGACATCAAGTGCTAGAGTTCATTATTAGGGTGAGCAGATATCACACCATAAATATGATCAAACGATTGGGTGGTGGTTCTGCTGTACAGACAAGTCTTCCTAAGAACATCGAGTCGAGTCGAGGCTATTCTCTTAGCtctagtttatattttaacgaCGAAAAAAAGCAGAGAAaattcttcctctcttctcgCAAGGTAACACGTCGCAAATTATGTAGGGTTCTAAAATGTTTTGGCCATAGATTGATCTTATTAGGCTGTGTATAGTTTAAGTGGATGTGagattgttttctttcattatctTAGAGAATTGTTGAACCAGAGAAAATGGTCAAAGAAGCAGGCTGCAAATGCTGCAATGCAGTagacttttctttcattatttctcatttcaaaCCTTCTAATTCACGGGTACGTCGATGATGAATATAACGAGGCATTGACTCGATgcttattttatcttttcaagTATTGCCAATTCTAGCTATCAAATCATCCCgtcattattaaaaattgattcaGATCCCAATGAGTGATTCTTCAACTAGAAATGTGTAGATGCGAAGAAACTATTTGACTTGACTCCGTGAATTACCCTAAACACTTTCTTATAAACACTTTCttaaaaacgaagaaattatttgacttactaaattttttaaaaatataattatccaTTGTATGGATAACTGTGCaacaattttgatttatttatttataaaagataacttcaaaactaaatttagaatgataaataaaagggaaaagacaaagtcaaagtcaacgACCTCAAATTCTTTTTAGTAATGATTTTTGGCACTAATTTTGGTGGCAATTTGGAAATGGACTTAGATTTCCACATATTTGGAAGTGAAGGCTGTTATAATAATACCCCAATTAGGCTTAGctacctttttattttcttttttatcctttAAGTTTTGCCACGTGTCAATAAAATCATATCCACGTGGACTAAATCAAAATCAGTGGATTAACTTGACAATTACTAACAAACAAATCAACGTAtatatggttttattttttaaaaaattaataataaatttaagctggttttatataatttaaatatattgaaattttattgagGGGATGAATGggttgtaatattaaaattttaatttttaaaaaattacgtgagaaaaatattatattatatttatttaatattattagattCTTTTAGgctatttacatttttttttttaaatagaaattgtCCATTAAAAAGattcttttaaatacttttttaaaaaatggaaaaaaaaaaatcttacaaGAGAATTTCGTAAGTTTTGAATTGTAATAGAACAGAGAATATAATCATCGTCCTCCATACCGTTTAGCTAGCCACTAGAAATCTCTCTTTACCCTCGAGGCTCACCTTACAAGGCCAGACTCACTTCCTCCTCATTCAAGATGGGTCCCCACAAGACCTCGACTCCAAAGATTAAACATACATCTCTAattgtaaaagaaaacaagagcGAGTAAGGAacgttttatttattcaattcttTCCCGGCGCACAAAATACAACCGATTGAAGATCTAAAAGAGGTGaaaatgaaagacaaaaagagaAACATGTTGGGAAAAGGCATATTAATAATATGCTAATTAATATTGGCACTAATCTTggtttgttttgtgtttttaatTGTAACAAATTCATTTACACTGGTTTTCCCCGGACTTAGCTGCCAAAACAAGTCTAGCTATGAGACGGTGAAGCCGTTGAGCTCCTTCCCCTGGCTTCAGTTTCATCGGATCCCCCACCGTCGAACACTTGGGCTGCCCTCCGCACCAACCACCAGGCGTCAAATCTCCTTTGTTCCGACCAAGCAACTCCCTGTCGATCTTATCCAACACCGCGTCGTCTTGTCTGAACTTCCGAGCAAACGCCGCATTGCTCCTCATTATCTTCTCTGTGTCGTTGATACTAAGTATGTGTGGATGCTGTTTCGGCGGAGTGTCCCATGATATGTAGTGTAAGTCGTGGTTCACCGCCGTATCGGCGAACTCCGGTACGTTGCAGATCACGGTGTGAAAATAACCTTCCGGGGACGACACGAAATTACTGTAGTACATTAGAAGTGTCCTTGGAAGATTGTCCCAACCCCAAATCATATACTCCACAAATGCACGAGATAGAACCATCCATGCCGAACCTGCACAATCAAATATAAACCGAATCACCTCAACGGTCCAAACTCACCGTtaccaaatattgtcctagggagaggttccacacccttataaagggtgtttcgttctcccccTCCCCCTCAACATAGGCAAGTGCATACTAGATTCAATTTAAAGAGGAACACGAACCAGTAAACAACTTGAACGCTGTTGGCAATGTTCGTGATGGATTGACACCAAAAATGTCGGATTTGGTCCTCAAATATAGACCGGGATCAACGATCAACGGCATTGCTCGTTTATCCCTGTTGAATACAATCAAGAACAACAGCTCTACAAGTATAAGTACTTTGATATGTTTAAATATGAGAGATGTGAGGATGGTATACTAACTCTTTCCACCCCAACTGGCTCGTATGCTCGAGAAAATTGAGGTTTCGATCTAAATTCATGAACGTATAAAGAAGATCTGCGACGTAAAGTGAACGgaatttgaatcaaaatggATTAAGATGAACAAATTCATGAGTTAAATGACAAGGAACGAACCATCTTGAGTGACAAGAGGATAATCAGAAGCACTGAGGTTGATAAACCAATCCCAATCCTTACTCCTCTTAAGAAGAATGGCACAAGCATGGAGAGTATTAGCAACCATGGTAGGTCCTCTGTAAGTAACCATATTGGCTTTGCTGATCATGAAAACATTATTAACTTCAACAAAAAGCGATTCGTTTCCGACTCGGAATGCCAATTCCAATCGCTCCTCTACAGGTGATTCGAGATCCAAATGAACAACATAATGATTCAAAGGGTGATATAATGCTTTAAGAATTCTCCATAGCTTTTCCAAATCGCCTTTCGACCCGGAAATCAAATAAGCGAAACGAGGGATGGTTGGTCCAGCCGGAGGTGGAGGTTGAACAAACTTTGTTTCAGCAAAAACACCACTCGTGTAGTTCATAGTCATTCGAGCGGGAAAGATAGCGAAAAACGAATTGATCGTGTAAAGCGAAGAGACGAGACCCATGTTGAAGAAGgtaacaagaagaaaaatgcatATCAATGAGCTTATCACAAGAGGAAACATCCATTTCCTCTCCAAGTTCAAGGACCCCATCACAAGATCTTATCATGGATTGATATCAACTCCAGTTTCAATTGATATCAACGCCAATTTTCCCAATATTTTGATAACAACAAGGCAACCAAAAGACAACCAAATGGCAACCTCAAGCAGTCCAAATTCGGAGAAGGCCCTTAACAAATGCaacaaatcaataaattatactTCACACCAGGTTGATGAATACCAACAAATCaacattttatattaatgttCAATGAACAATCACCTCAAGCTTCGCGTGAACTACTAGCTCAAGTAGTttaaagggaagaaagaacaCAACCCAAAATTCTAAACCAAAACATTGCTATCAATGATGAACAGCCAAATCCAATGACGATATTGAAACGTAATAGATAATTAAGCAGAAACCCTAGTTTATACATTCCAAATCAGGCAAGACATAGCCAATGAAGATTGAttaacaacatttttcattacATGGGAAGCCATGGAACAGtccaagaacaacaaaatgCCATGAAAATCCAGCAAAACAAGAGCAACCCAGATGAACAGATCCTCAAATCATTAaacagaaaccaaaagtaGAGGGAAAAACatcaaagaaattcaagaaacccattaaaaaaacaaccaaaacgaagagtaaatcaaagaaacaaacGATTTCACGAATACCCACAAGGGAATAATCGCAGGGGAAGATGAAACAGCAATACCCAGAAGacaaaaacaccaaaaaacAGAATCACAGCACAAGAAACGAAATGGGGGGAAAGGGAATACGTAGAACACAAGGAAGAAACGCAAGaagaatgaagagagagagagagagagagaagaaaccTGGGGGGTCGTTGATGTTTGAATGGCGTTGGTTCGTGGCGAAAACAAATAGAAACAAGCAATAGAAATCGGAGAGAATTGAAAGGAAATGGGGAAGAGCTTTTTTGGGCAAAAGGGGAAGGAGGAGGACAAGTGTTTATATGaagaaatggatgaaaaaCCTGTTCGGATTTCTTCGGCCTATTTGCCATTTGTTTCCCCCCATTCCTCGCGTTCATGTGAAATTCAACGTATCTCATAAGCTTCccttcatttcaattttcaaaccaTCCCGGAATCTTGTGGACTGTCTCAAagttttttccctttttccattttttttttaatctttcaactCTCATGTGTCAAGAACCACaaatttaggttaaaaatatgatttcgaTCTCGTTCCGTTGTCGATTATCGCAAATTCAACTAATCTAGACATATataaatgaagatttgaatctcGACATTCATTGTTTTTCAACTAAAACAACGCACATATGTTATTAGAGATCAgatattcaaattctcaagTTTAATGTTATTAGAGATCAAATATCCCTTCGTTTAGCTATATATAATTGACATAAGAGGTCATATGTTCCAATTTActtaactaaaatatatatatatatataattaattaattaattttaaaaaaattgaagatttaataattaagatagatttaaaacaataaaagacaaaaaaaatttatgatagtAATAATTGAATGTGGAGTTTATTCCTTTTTGGcagttaaaattatattttgttggaaaataattaattaaaaaattatatatatatatatatatatatatatatatatatatatatatatatatatataattataattatatcgcaagtaaaatattttaaaattaacaataaaattaaattgattctGTTCAACGAACTAAtgcataaaatttttatttatctgaAGTAAGTTAACCCAGTTCGTTCATAAGCCAATTTAAATCGtacgagttgggttgagttggttaaatttttcaaattatgaggtttattttaatccatttgTCACCgtatctataattattattaaattgtcgtcgtaatcaaaattaataaaaaataaataaaatgttattatatatacattttttattttggttcgTGTACTTGAATTAAATCTTAGAAtatacatcaaaattaatatttatttaatcaaataaagatTAATTTGGAACTAAGcaatacaaataattaatacatATGGAAACTACACGAgactatttaaacaaaaaatatatatatattttggtcaaataaaattaaataatatttgaaaataaaaatatggaaattgtatcattcaaattcaatggCATGGTGGCTCTCATGCGATTACCTATTCAACGAttcaaagttttgatttttaagcatccaatttcatttttattaattaaatatcataaatgttttattttattgtagaaatttgatttcccataattaatttttattattttaatcattagCCATGTGCTTTACATcgtttttattatatatattttagattattttttaagcaaaataaaccaaattttattttcctaaaaaagaaaaaaaaaatggaatgatgctaaaattagttaaaattttaaaatatattgataattggaatgaataaataaataaggaacgAATTCATAATGACGTGATCAAAATTGAATAACGTGacctttaataaatataatctaaatttatcGAAAATTTTAGTACGGATATTCATACGACGTGAAAATCAGACAAGATCGAGTTGAGTTAATTTTTCTTCGTTTGAGATTAATTGAActgtgttaagaatgagaaatagaatttgaATCGAAGTGTATTCTCATTAATATTCACATAGGATACAAGTTATCATTTAATATCTACcgataaagaaaatataaactaattaaatattgagaataaaataaaatatattactaatcaaatcataaaaaaaaaaaatatatatatatatatatatataatatcttaaatatatttcataattaatatattatccaaatattatatctcaaaaTACAGTACGTTTAAAATACcccattttcctttattttaatatttaatttaaacgacGTTTGGCTGcgatttattttttccttttttttaaagcgCTTGGCTGCGTTTTCTTAAAGCATCCAAAAAATTGGATAAAGTCcacttaataaataataataattattattattattattattattattatgttggctattttaaagaaagaagaaataacaAAACCTCAATTCTCGACTATTGATGGACCTGGTTGGATCGGTCATATAACCTTTCGGGGTCGGTTGTGGCTGACCAATGAAAAATTGTCTTAAGGGCATCGTGGTTATTGATTTCTCAAGTTCGAATGATGTTCATATATGGTTTTTAGTCCATGGGCTTTTATAAGCTATGTCGAGTTTAGAGTCAAGAGTACATTCTTCCATATTGATTTGAGCTTGATCGATCCACGTTTAGTTAGGTTCTGATTGACAAACATGGGTCGGTCTCCACAATCTTATTTAGTCCATTTTGGGTTAGCTTGTATACAACTATGGCAACCTACATAAGTCGGCTTCCTCTATTTTGGTCGGCTTATACAACtcaacctaatttttttagtttaccACTCTAAGTTGGTTTGTTTTAAGATATTCATCTAGTAGACCCCGGTCTCTCGAACTCTTCGTTGACTCTCGAATTGAACTACTCAACTCTAGGCAATGGTAGCCTGACTTCTCTACTCGGAATAATTTTTAGAGTgattaaccaaaaaataaaaaataataaataaataataataaaatatatatatatatatatatatatatatatatatatatatgtaaaagtattaaaagtgttttttttttaaagtgttttcaaattcttaaaaattgaattttaatacgAGTAGTTATATGACAAATAGCACCCATGGCCTAATGGATAAGGCGTCTGACTTCTAATCAGGCGATTGTGGGTTCGAGTCCCACTGGGTGTGtctcttatctttttttaagattttttttccacCTTAATATAATATACTAATGTACGCCGATGATCTCAAACTCAACTGTGTCAAAATCTCGTTTATACcgtttttttaaatcaagattttctaacttttttacGAGACGTTCGATCTTAGccattgaaatattaaattttctagataatgatttcaaaattttatgaaatattcttaaaattgtatctaattttaaacttcttatttattgttctatttttcttcaaatgcCCTAAAACTAGAAGCATAGGCTATGATTACTAAAGTCATTCATTATTTCCATTTACATGACTTAAGAACCCGACCAACTTCAACTACTCAATTCAAATCGTAAAGGTTAGATTGAGTAAGGTTTTATTCGAATTtgattcatttaatttttaaaaaatttaaaattcggATTAATTTACGAGTtgatatacatatatatatatatatatatatatattttagtcaACCtcaccaacaaaaaaaaatagagttacagtTCAACACTATCCTTCAAGTGTCTgatatttgagattttttagattttagctTTTAATGTAACCTGTATTATGGATacatatgaattttaaaaataattaaaaataataataatcggACAACCTAACCCGAAAACAAAGATTTGGGCTGAGTTGGTTTGCTAGTAGAGTAGCTTGAGTCACTAACTCAACTAACCCGAAATCAAGTTAGTTTAAAAGATTTCTCAATTCCAACTCGacccatatttttttaaaaataaaattattatcaaacaaatattaaatttaaacatttgtCGAACTTTAAATGGCTaaatatcatcattattaGGCGGTGGGAGATCCGAGAGATCGGATCAGATGTTGTCGTGATCACTCAAGTAAATTCTACACCCTACCTGTAAAGCAGTTATTGGCCGCAGGATCTTAATCTGACGTGGAGCCTTACAAGCCGTGAGATATAAAGTGGGACGCACGTGACTATTTGAAAAGTTGGGCCCCGCAGAATTTAAATGGCCCTAATTTTACCGGTCAGCTGACCGAGTTTAAtgctgttttctttttcttatttatttatttatttaaattaaggtAATTAGATTTAAAGTTCCAACATTTATCGACCATTTATGACTTAATTACCCTTTTTAGTTACAAGTTAATAggttttga
This genomic window from Cucurbita pepo subsp. pepo cultivar mu-cu-16 chromosome LG01, ASM280686v2, whole genome shotgun sequence contains:
- the LOC111800126 gene encoding beta-glucuronosyltransferase GlcAT14B-like yields the protein MGSLNLERKWMFPLVISSLICIFLLVTFFNMGLVSSLYTINSFFAIFPARMTMNYTSGVFAETKFVQPPPPAGPTIPRFAYLISGSKGDLEKLWRILKALYHPLNHYVVHLDLESPVEERLELAFRVGNESLFVEVNNVFMISKANMVTYRGPTMVANTLHACAILLKRSKDWDWFINLSASDYPLVTQDDLLYTFMNLDRNLNFLEHTSQLGWKEDKRAMPLIVDPGLYLRTKSDIFGVNPSRTLPTAFKLFTGSAWMVLSRAFVEYMIWGWDNLPRTLLMYYSNFVSSPEGYFHTVICNVPEFADTAVNHDLHYISWDTPPKQHPHILSINDTEKIMRSNAAFARKFRQDDAVLDKIDRELLGRNKGDLTPGGWCGGQPKCSTVGDPMKLKPGEGAQRLHRLIARLVLAAKSGENQCK